One window from the genome of Salvia splendens isolate huo1 chromosome 9, SspV2, whole genome shotgun sequence encodes:
- the LOC121747644 gene encoding uncharacterized protein LOC121747644, whose translation MSCLAVSLQPTNGPDVMVLTREWFPPSRALMALSSFRHTRFSADLLGDDPLAASSGQVVVGVESRYRVVYRLVNSIYVLGVTTTDDSNNNVFDTINVVNQAVAVVVTACRGVDVSPEKLGKKYAEIYMALDIILRGTTTIRLSAMLASMHGDSIAKMVHSSTQTEAKIRGANTWPSVEPDAVQHQDSTHTFSRAFFELPLETLHAGDVIASGLSSHQGEEKEKEKVNNIDNESDPFAASDRIHKPDEMLMEGFKKDKEGGVSDMSKALAGLEVTALPPSAATESTHIGVEGFEGDYGGVEFSNEGPTLPEDFEGLNDAWGGGLDASEFVGPKKLTKDHGLGGLELLATRQAPPISADQKAEMQQGPEMCIVEEISAEFRESVVARVGLKGVVFLKTKPPNSSSNSKETEFSFKVEGTQDVKRFVVQSSKISSLGNNLFHVRTALSDEAVPVIKYSLLPHSTPLPIRVRLVKRLVGTLLSLMIQYVPNPDLPAPLKDVTFVMKLPVDPTLLKVSPKAVLNRADRELKWHVDELPAKGSVGRLRARMPVDIGKDDDGSELEIFGRVEFASTGNRSLSGISLRPAGEGSTDFYEVEHRYASGHYFCN comes from the coding sequence atgtcGTGTTTGGCGGTGTCGCTGCAGCCTACAAACGGGCCGGACGTAATGGTCCTAACCCGGGAATGGTTCCCTCCATCCCGGGCCCTGATGGCTCTCTCCTCCTTCCGCCACACGCGCTTCTCCGCCGATCTGCTGGGCGACGACCCTCTGGCCGCCTCCTCCGGCCAGGTCGTCGTCGGCGTCGAGTCCCGCTACCGCGTCGTCTACCGTCTCGTCAATTCCATCTACGTCCTCGGCGTCACCACCACTGACGACTCCAACAACAACGTATTCGACACCATCAACGTCGTCAACCAggccgtcgccgtcgtcgtTACCGCCTGCCGCGGCGTTGACGTCTCCCCCGAGAAATTGGGCAAAAAGTACGCCGAGATCTACATGGCCCTCGACATCATCCTCCGGGGCACCACCACCATCCGCCTCTCCGCCATGCTCGCCTCCATGCACGGCGACAGCATCGCCAAGATGGTCCATTCCTCCACCCAGACCGAGGCCAAAATCAGAGGCGCCAACACCTGGCCCAGCGTCGAGCCTGACGCCGTCCAGCACCAAGACTCCACTCACACATTCTCCCGCGCTTTTTTCGAGCTGCCCCTAGAGACTCTCCATGCAGGCGATGTAATCGCATCTGGCCTTTCTTCTCACCAGGgagaggagaaggagaaggagaaggttAATAACATTGACAATGAAAGTGATCCATTCGCAGCTAGTGATAGGATTCACAAGCCCGATGAAATGCTCATGGAAGGGTTCAAGAAGGACAAGGAGGGAGGCGTTTCGGACATGAGCAAGGCGCTGGCGGGGCTCGAAGTCACCGCATTGCCCCCATCCGCGGCCACAGAGTCCACACACATAGGCGTGGAGGGATTCGAGGGAGACTATGGTGGAGTTGAGTTCAGCAACGAGGGCCCAACTCTGCCTGAAGATTTTGAAGGCCTCAATGATGCTTGGGGTGGTGGATTGGATGCATCCGAGTTTGTGGGACCCAAGAAACTTACTAAAGACCACGGCCTTGGTGGCTTGGAGCTCCTTGCCACCAGGCAGGCTCCTCCGATTTCTGCCGATCAGAAGGCTGAAATGCAGCAGGGTCCAGAAATGTGCATTGTGGAAGAGATAAGTGCGGAGTTTAGAGAGTCCGTTGTAGCTAGGGTCGGGTTGAAGGGCGTCGTCTTCCTCAAGACAAAGCCTCCCAACTCCAGTTCAAATAGTAAAGAAACTGAATTCTCATTCAAGGTGGAAGGCACACAAGATGTGAAGAGATTTGTTGTGCAGAGTTCCAAGATCAGCAGCCTAGGTAACAATCTGTTTCATGTGAGGACTGCTCTGTCGGATGAAGCGGTACCCGTTATCAAGTACAGTTTACTCCCCCACTCAACTCCTCTGCCTATAAGAGTTCGTCTTGTCAAACGCCTCGTTGGAACGCTGCTCTCACTCATGATACAGTACGTGCCAAATCCGGATTTGCCAGCGCCGTTGAAGGATGTGACATTTGTGATGAAATTGCCTGTGGATCCTACCCTTTTGAAGGTATCCCCCAAAGCAGTGCTGAACAGGGCTGACAGGGAGTTGAAGTGGCATGTTGATGAGCTTCCGGCGAAGGGCAGTGTTGGTAGGTTGAGGGCGAGAATGCCTGTGGATATCGGCAAAGATGATGATGGATCTGAGCTCGAGATCTTTGGTCGTGTCGAGTTTGCAAGCACAGGGAATAGATCATTGTCTGGGATTTCTCTGAGGCCTGCTGGTGAAGGGAGTACTGATTTCTATGAGGTTGAGCACAGGTATGCTAGTGGTCACTATTTTTGCAACTGA
- the LOC121749427 gene encoding uncharacterized protein LOC121749427 produces the protein MNNSSSLEDDEFDAPSLCDFPLNSCEPERNNGHHQPLDSFEFSNDLSSHSLSHAEDIIHCGKLMPYKQQLSLPSPRHRKSNSYGNTRSSRSLDRKNLRRDEKSAGWKPRWYDLTFGSAKFPPEMDLRDMKIRQIRRSPGGDGTPENRRSAWGWGYDFLRVLSCKNHPGSVAVTASIATLN, from the coding sequence atgaaTAATTCCAGCAGCCTTGAAGATGATGAATTCGACGCCCCTTCTCTCTGCGATTTCCCTCTAAATTCCTGCGAGCCGGAGAGAAACAACGGTCATCATCAGCCGTTGGATTCATTTGAGTTCTCAAACGATCTCAGCTCACACAGCCTCTCTCACGCAGAGGACATCATACACTGCGGCAAGCTCATGCCATACAAACAGCAACTATCTCTTCCCTCGCCAAGACACCGCAAATCAAACAGCTACGGAAACACGCGGAGTAGCCGCTCCTTGGATCGCAAAAACCTACGCCGGGATGAAAAATCGGCCGGGTGGAAGCCGAGGTGGTATGATTTGACATTCGGCTCGGCCAAATTTCCGCCGGAGATGGATCTCCGAGACATGAAAATCCGGCAAATTCGCCGGAGTCCGGGTGGAGATGGAACTCCGGAAAACCGGAGAAGCGCTTGGGGTTGGGGCTATGATTTCCTGAGGGTGTTGAGCTGCAAAAATCATCCCGGTAGTGTGGCGGTTACGGCATCCATAGCGACTTTGAATTAG